One stretch of Schizosaccharomyces pombe strain 972h- genome assembly, chromosome: III DNA includes these proteins:
- the sac32 gene encoding nuclear export factor, with the protein MSTKVKQKQKQKHRPKPSLDRSDSTKRAARAARFSTTLDANFQALKKKRKDEQESFQAKQSTNWEKSSVLVGTCRQMCPEFELEERKLQHAIHPYELDPVSKQAHPSLAVKAYHRPAAGKGPILPSDVRPPSILKNTIDYLFKVILDRYSLREAHAFVRDRTRAVRQDFSVQSSFSQDSVYCHELIARFHIISLHELAHTPNFSRQQEIEQLSKSMEILYTLGQLYDYMHLRKEHCTHEAEFRAYMVLLSLGDPSVGLDTLSWPDFVFKKPIVKTSLKLYSLAQRNNHTITTSNSISLSLVSSFNTEATSNLYTRFFKIASSFRVSYLMGCLLDLFVPSIRTGALKAMKKCYLSAHSNIPFKDLMKILAATSEDELVQCCKMHGLKIEYIGEQPSAVVLNRKTVITEPLLSSEISCRFADEKKPGTNVSDLICLDTDGSSLHRKKPKLFKKRSIVRQR; encoded by the exons ATGTCGACTAAAGTTAAGCagaagcaaaaacaaaaacatcGGCCAAAGCCTAGTTTGGATCGCTCTGATTCAACTAAACGTGCAGCTCGAGCTGCTCGATTTTCTACGACCTTAGatgcaaattttcaagccttaaaaaagaaaaggaaggaTGAGCAAGAGTCTTTTCAGGCAAAGCAATCTACCAATTGGGAAAAAAGTTCTGTTCTTGTTGGCACTTGTAGGCAAATGTGCCCTGAGTTTGAATTAGAGGAACGTAAATTACAGCATGCTATTCACCCATACGAGCTGGATCCTGTGTCAAAACAAGCTCACCCAAGTTTAGCCGTAAAGGCATACCATCGCCCAGCTGCTGGTAAAGGCCCTATATTACCATCGGATGTGCGTCCTCCTTCAATCCTTAAAAACACCATAgactatttatttaaggTGATTTTAGACAGATATTCGTTGCGAGAAGCACATGCCTTTGTAAGGGATAGGACACGCGCAGTACGCCAAGACTTTTCTGTTCAATCATCGTTTTCTCAGGATTCTGTTTATTGTCATGAGTTAATAGCTAGATTTCATATCATATCCTTACATGAGCTTGCTCACACTCCCAACTTCAGCCGTCAACAAGAAATTGAACAGCTTTCCAAAAGTATGGAGA TTTTGTATACTCTTGGGCAACTATATGATTATATGCATCTTCGAAAAGAGCATTGCACCCATGAAGCAGAATTTCGCGCGTACATGGTATTATTAAGTCTTGGAGATCCATCCGTTGGACTCGACACCTTATCTTGGCCCGATTTTGTCTTTAAAAAACCTATTGTTAAAACATCTCTCAAATTGTATTCATTGGCTCAAAGAAACAATCATACAATAACTACCTCAAATTCTATAAGCTTATCATTGGTGTCTTCATTTAATACGGAAGCTACATCAAATTTATATACccgtttttttaaaattgcaTCGAGCTTTCGAGTTTCTTATTTAATGGGATGCCTGTTGGATTTATTTGTACCCTCCATTCGAACTGGCGCTTTAAAAGcaatgaaaaaatgttaTCTTTCAGCCCATTCAAACATTCCCTTTAAAGATTTGATGAAGATACTAGCTGCCACTTCAGAAGATGAGCTTGTGCAATGTTGTAAGATGCACGgattaaaaattgaatatattGGAGAGCAGCCCTCCGCAGTGGTTTTGAACAGGAAAACTGTAATTACAG aGCCTTTATTATCTAGTGAAATCTCTTGCAGATTTGCTGATGAGAAGAAACCCGGTACAAACGTATCAGATTTAATTTGTCTAGATACGGACGGTTCAAGCTTGCACAGAAAAAAACcgaaattgtttaaaaaaagaagcattgTGCGCCAAAGGTAG
- the tmp1 gene encoding thymidylate kinase Tmp1, protein MSKQNRGRLIVIEGLDRSGKSTQCQLLVDKLISQHEKAELFKFPDRTTAIGKKIDDYLKESVQLNDQVIHLLFSANRWETIQYIYEQINKGVTCILDRYAFSGIAFSAAKGLDWEWCKSPDRGLPRPDLVIFLNVDPRIAATRGQYGEERYEKIEMQEKVLKNFQRLQKEFREEGLEFITLDASSSLEDVHSQIVDLVSNVNIHETLDVL, encoded by the exons ATGTCTAAACAGAATCGTGGACGTTTGATTGTTATCGAAGGGTTAGACCGCTCAGGAAAGTCTACCCAATGTCAGCTTTTGGTTGATAAGTTAATTTCTCAACATGAAAAGGCtgaacttttcaaatttcctG ACAGAACTACAgcaattggaaaaaaaattgatgacTATCTAAAGGAATCGGTCCAGCTGAATGACCAAGTAATACATCTGCTTTTTTCTGCCAATAGATGGGAAACCAttcaatatatttatgaGCAAATCAACAAAGGTGTAACCTGCATACTAGATAGATACGCATTCTCTGGTATTGCATTCTCTGCGGCTAAG GGACTCGATTGGGAATGGTGCAAAAGCCCTGATCGTGGTCTTCCTCGCCCCGATTtagtaatttttctaaatgtTGATCCGCGTATTGCCGCAACTCGAGGACAATATGGAGAAGAACGATATGAGAAGATAGAGATGCAGGAGAAagttctaaaaaatttccaaagatTACAAAAAGAGTTTAGGGAAGAGGGACTCGAATTTATAACACTTGATGCCTCTTCCTCGTTAGAGGATGTGCATTCGCAGATTGTGGATTTAGTTAGTAACGTTAACATTCACGAAACCCTAGACGTATTataa
- a CDS encoding methyltransferase, with translation MPEDYWSAKDYQRNASFVPKLTKDIVKRINLSSSDELLDLGCGDGVLTNELVSQCRRVVGIDASPDMIKAARELGLNAYVIPGEKLLDASEIPSESFDVVFSNAALHWIMRQPKNRPIVMKGVSRVLRTKGRFVAECGAFGNVSEVVGSIYSILLALGATKEQIDQANPWFFGSEDDYTRMLEEAGFHVEYVENISRPTLLNKDVREWLDTFAQHFYHAFPQWKDIIRETVYNALLVTDCRSDGKWFLQYRRLRFVAHKE, from the exons ATGCCTGAGGATTACTG GTCAGCAAAGGACTATCAGCGAAATGCATCTTTCGTTCCAAAACTGACGAAAGACATTGTTAAGAGAATAAACTTGTCATCGTCTGATGAACTTCTTGATTTGGGTTGCGGCGATGGTGTTCTCACCAACGAATTAGTTTCGCAGTGCAGGCGGGTGGTAGGTATTGACGCGAGTCCGGACATGATTAAGGCTGCTCGTGAACTTGGTTTGAATGCGTATGTCATTCCAGGCGAAAAATTGCTTGATGCATCTGAGATCCCATCCGAATCCTTTGACGTTGTCTTCAGCAATGCTGCTTTGCACTGGATTATGCGACAACCAAAAAATCGTCCTATCGTAATGAAAGGCGTTTCTCGGGTTCTGCGCACCAAAGGCCGTTTCGTCGCAGAATGTGGTGCTTTTGGCAACGTTTCAGAGGTTGTTGGTAGCATTTATTCTATTCTACTTGCTCTTGGAGCTACAAAGGAGCAGATTGACCAAGCAAATCCTTGGTTTTTTGGCTCTGAGGATGATTATACCCGAATGTTGGAAGAGGCCGGATTCCATGTTGAATACGTTGAGAACATTTCTCGACCAACACTTCTTAACAAAGACGTCCGTGAATGGCTAGATACCTTTGCACAGCATTTCTATCACGCCTTTCCACAATGGAAGGACATCATTCGTGAAACAGTTTATAATGCCTTGTTGGTGACTGACTGTAGGAGCGATGGTAAATGGTTCCTACAATATCGTCGTTTGAGATTTGTTGCCCACAAGGAGTAA
- the mug9 gene encoding protein mug9 yields MRKQAGGPCEKLNFPLVELEPYARVNRETTKLNKAHVRRDYSGRSICQPDTNNPTRWKYERPLETIRAWQDVAEGKVPASNEKAARVSNLKTVPSLKRENKEVNANSKPPVKQQEVIESTVISKSQSPSVKQLKLTESTLLAPSSSLKPSVSLKKDISSNLLCAAASNGYFRRPAAMRAQTLVPITQPDSKKNELKQKFKHLVHHVLT; encoded by the exons ATGAGAAAGCAAGCAGGTGGTCCTTGTGAGAAACTAAACTTTCCTTTGGTGGAATTGGAACCGTATGCACGGGTAAATCGGGAAACCACTAAACTAAACAAAGCGCATGTCCGTCGTGATTATTCGGGAAGAAGTATTTGTC AGCCGGATACGAATAATCCCACCCGGTGGAAGTATGAACGACCCTTAGAAACCATACGCGCTTGGCAAGACGTCGCAGAGGGAAAAGTTCCTGCCAGTAATGAGAAAGCTGCTCGAGTCtcaaatttgaaaactgTGCCATCCTTGAAACGTGAAAACAAGGAAGTTAATGCAAATTCGAAACCGCCAGTGAAACAGCAAGAGGTGATAGAATCAACTGTAATATCGAAATCTCAATCGCCTTCTGTTAAACAATTGAAACTTACTGAATCAACTCTGTTGGCTCCTTCAAGCTCCTTGAAACCCTCAGTGAGCTTAAAGAAAGacatttcttcaaatttgcTATGTGCGGCTGCCAGTAATGGTTATTTTCGCAGACCTGCAGCCATGCGTGCTCAAACATTAGTCCCCATTACCCAACCTGATtccaaaaagaatgaaCTTAAACAAAAGTTCAAACATCTGGTTCATCATGTTTTGACTTAA